The following coding sequences are from one Wenzhouxiangella sp. AB-CW3 window:
- a CDS encoding zinc-dependent metalloprotease, with the protein MRNLFGLSSLVRLFVLLVISSGIGSATALAGDLSSRDLRGAESEDGLFTVHVLDDERIIFEIPADKLERDMVVMSRYAQAQEGLAARGGGDRMTGNMVVYWERRGGRIVLRTHTHANTADPDSPLALAVANSNFAPVLASFPIAMERRGNVLIDVTELYLGDHPAFSFPRQRRADLGMREFDADRSWLEWARSFPENIEIRAVRSYEADEPPSNPRGGTVSFEINHSMILLPEEPMMPRLADERVTWITQTQTDYSRDFQGVRPYQYLRRYRLEPKDMDAFRRGELVEPKKPIVWYIDPATPKKWVPYFKAGIMEWESAFEKAGFKNAVDVKLAPTEEEDPDFSLLDARYNVIRYVATPVRSANAGGDVIDPRSGEVIRGHMNMYHGLDERLRWWLVTQVATANPRFRTSELSEEDLGEALRYVVSHEMAHAMGLPHNQRANFVYPVDGLRDPEFVAEWGHSASSVGRTRYNYIAQPGDEVPPERRIGRWDEFAIFWGYRPIPDAGTPEEELDTLNEWIVERADKPWFRSALPQFGMDVEWDPYRMTEGISDDPVRAAEYGMRNLRKAVGSLTDWLLSDGDDYYELETHYLQGLTQWNRYAEHAAAAVGGSWTHHKRVGEDGPVYTPIEADYQRQAMAFIDEHVLSTPDWALDMEMLRKLEHAGAVERIRAYQELAVQRLLNHARLARMIEHEAFLGDETYRPADMLDDAREMVWRELNAGESINTWRRNMQRAWLDQAHYLLHQAESEHWQPPASGNLRVGRNDDPPLNADLHIAQSDIHALLRDQLRLLGEDIDRALDNGIDDRMTRIHLEDARQRLDRALR; encoded by the coding sequence ATGCGTAATCTTTTCGGCCTTTCCTCTCTCGTTCGACTGTTCGTCCTGCTAGTGATCTCTTCGGGCATCGGCTCGGCCACGGCGCTGGCCGGGGACCTGTCCTCCCGCGACCTGCGCGGCGCCGAGTCCGAAGATGGGCTGTTTACCGTTCATGTGCTCGATGATGAGCGGATCATTTTCGAGATTCCCGCCGACAAGTTGGAGCGCGACATGGTGGTGATGAGCCGCTATGCACAGGCGCAGGAAGGGCTGGCCGCCCGTGGCGGGGGTGATCGCATGACCGGCAACATGGTGGTCTACTGGGAGCGGCGCGGCGGCCGCATCGTGCTGCGCACCCACACCCATGCCAACACGGCCGACCCCGATTCGCCATTGGCGCTGGCGGTCGCCAACTCCAATTTCGCACCGGTGCTGGCCAGTTTTCCGATTGCCATGGAACGGCGCGGCAATGTGCTGATTGACGTGACCGAGTTGTACCTGGGCGATCACCCGGCCTTCTCTTTCCCGCGTCAGCGCCGGGCCGACCTGGGCATGCGCGAGTTCGACGCCGACCGGAGCTGGCTGGAGTGGGCGCGAAGTTTTCCCGAGAATATCGAGATCCGCGCCGTGCGCAGCTACGAGGCCGACGAGCCTCCGTCCAACCCCAGGGGCGGCACGGTCTCGTTCGAGATCAATCATTCCATGATCCTGCTGCCCGAAGAGCCGATGATGCCGCGCCTGGCCGACGAGCGGGTCACCTGGATTACGCAGACCCAGACGGATTACTCACGTGATTTTCAGGGTGTGCGCCCTTACCAGTACCTGCGCCGCTACCGGCTGGAGCCGAAGGACATGGATGCGTTCCGGCGCGGCGAACTGGTCGAACCGAAAAAGCCCATCGTGTGGTATATCGACCCGGCCACACCGAAGAAGTGGGTGCCCTACTTCAAGGCCGGCATCATGGAGTGGGAGTCGGCGTTCGAGAAGGCCGGCTTCAAGAACGCGGTGGATGTAAAACTCGCGCCCACCGAAGAGGAAGACCCGGACTTCAGCCTGCTCGATGCGCGCTACAACGTGATCCGCTACGTGGCCACGCCGGTGCGCTCGGCCAATGCCGGCGGTGATGTGATCGACCCGCGCTCGGGCGAAGTCATCCGCGGCCACATGAACATGTATCACGGCCTGGACGAACGCCTGCGCTGGTGGCTGGTGACACAGGTGGCCACCGCCAACCCGCGTTTCCGTACCAGCGAATTGTCCGAGGAAGACCTGGGAGAAGCGCTGCGCTACGTGGTTTCCCACGAAATGGCCCATGCCATGGGTCTGCCGCACAACCAGCGCGCAAATTTCGTCTACCCGGTGGATGGACTGCGCGACCCGGAGTTCGTGGCCGAGTGGGGTCATTCGGCCTCGTCGGTGGGCCGCACCCGCTACAACTACATTGCCCAGCCCGGCGACGAGGTGCCGCCGGAACGTCGCATCGGCCGCTGGGACGAGTTCGCCATTTTCTGGGGCTACCGCCCGATTCCCGATGCCGGCACGCCGGAAGAGGAGCTCGACACCCTCAACGAGTGGATCGTGGAACGAGCCGACAAGCCCTGGTTCCGGTCAGCTTTGCCGCAGTTCGGCATGGACGTGGAGTGGGACCCCTACCGCATGACCGAAGGCATTTCGGATGACCCGGTCAGGGCCGCTGAGTACGGCATGCGCAACCTGAGAAAGGCCGTAGGAAGCCTGACCGACTGGTTACTGTCGGACGGCGACGATTACTACGAGCTCGAAACTCATTACCTGCAAGGCCTGACCCAGTGGAACCGTTACGCGGAACATGCGGCCGCGGCGGTGGGGGGCTCATGGACCCATCACAAGCGCGTTGGCGAGGATGGTCCGGTCTACACGCCGATCGAGGCCGACTACCAGCGCCAGGCCATGGCCTTTATCGATGAGCACGTGCTGAGCACCCCGGACTGGGCACTGGACATGGAGATGCTGAGAAAGCTGGAGCATGCCGGTGCCGTCGAGCGCATTCGGGCCTACCAGGAACTGGCCGTTCAGCGTCTGCTCAACCACGCCCGCCTGGCCCGCATGATCGAGCACGAAGCTTTCCTGGGTGACGAGACCTATCGCCCGGCCGACATGCTCGACGATGCCCGTGAGATGGTCTGGCGCGAGTTGAATGCCGGCGAATCCATCAATACCTGGCGACGCAATATGCAGCGCGCCTGGCTGGATCAGGCCCATTACCTGCTGCACCAGGCCGAATCCGAGCACTGGCAGCCGCCGGCCTCGGGCAACCTGCGCGTCGGGCGCAACGACGACCCGCCACTGAATGCCGACCTGCACATCGCCCAGTCCGACATCCATGCACTGCTACGCGACCAGCTACGCCTGCTGGGCGAGGACATCGACCGGGCACTGGACAACGGCATCGACGACCGCATGACCCGCATCCACCTGGAAGATGCCCGCCAGCGCCTCGACCGGGCGTTGCGCTAA